Within Bacillus sp. Marseille-Q1617, the genomic segment ACTGTCTGCGAAATTCCCTTTTATGTATTTCACTACATTTTCAATCATGCCTTTAGATTCCGGATCTGCTCTTCTGCACAAGTGAACTTTGAATTGACGCTCATTCACATAGTTTTGAAATTCTTCTGTTAAAAGTAGCTGACCTGCGTTTTCACTCACAGCGATTAAGTGGTCCTGATCGTAGACAATTTCATTTGTACGTCCACCGTAGAATTGGAATGCATTTTCATGACATCTGATCGCATCTCTTGTAGTAAACGGACGTGCCTGCCATTCCATATATTTATGTCTAGAATGAGCGAGTACAAAGGCTATAAAGTACAATTTGATTTCTTTGTTGTCTGTCGACTTCTGTTTTGTTTCACCCCAGTCTACCTGAAGTTGTTTGCCCATTGGTTGTTCAGGAACTGCTTCGTATTGACGGACAATAACCTTTTTCTCAATCTGATAGACTTCACGGATATTTCGAACATAAGTCCTCACAGTACTTCCCCCAACCGAAAGGTCGGGATACCTCTCCAAAAGCCAATCATGAATTTGAGCACTACTCAGGTGAGGATATTCTTCTAGCCAAGCAAGTATCCAGTCTTTATAGTGGTCTAACTTTTTCTTCTTCCCCAAGGGCTGTTCAGTGTATGCTCTTGCCTCATTAAATGTCATTTCTAAATACTTGTAGACAGTTGGCCTTGAAATCTTAAGCTCCTTAGCGATTTGTGCTACTTTAAATTTTCTTTTGCGTAGTTCATGAATCTTTACATATAACACTAACTTTTCCTCCAAAAATCCTAACCTCCAGTAAAATAACGTCACTATTTATTTTACTAAAGTAATAGGTTGATTGAGCAAAAGTGTAAAATCTTATCGAGCAAAAACTGTCAACTTTATTCTAGCGTTCACAATAATTCATAAGGTTCATATTTCTACAAAGATATCAATAAAAATAAGTTTACGGAAAAGCTTGTAGAAACCCATAAAAGTGATGTTCTCTACCTTACATATTTTTTATAATTGATCAATACGTGTCTTGCTTTTTATGCATTAATACTTCATTGAAAATAATTCATGAAATAAGGCATTTTTGGAAATGCTAAGGAATTAATCGTAAAAATCATTTCGTAACAATAATGAACATTTTTGTTACATGGTGAGAAAATAATATTTAGTTTGCCAATCTAGCATAAATAACGCAACAAAAATATGTAACAAAATATTTTGTAACAATATTAATTATCCCTTATTTTTGGTACAATTATACTGAAAGGAGAGGATAAAAATGGAATTTGGTTACATACGTGTTTCAACTATTGATCAAAATTTGGATCGCCAAAAAAGACAGCTTGAAGAATTTGGATGTGAACGCATCTTTTTTGAAAAAGTAACGGGAATGAAACGGGACCGTCCGGAACTAAACCGTATGCTGGAGTTTCTTCGTCCAGAAGACACCGTTGTTGTATCGGATTTAACTCGTTTATCCCGTTCCACGAAAGATCTGATTGAGATTACGGAACTCATCGCTCAAAAAGGAGCGCATTTAAAAAGTTTAAAGGAATCTTGGCTGGATACAACCACGGCACATGGGAAAATGTTGTTTACTATTTTTGCAGGCATTGCCCAATTTGAGCGAGATCTCACTTCTGAACGGACAAAGGAAGGCATTTTAGCTGCAAAAAAACGGGGAAAATATCCTGGAAGACCAAAAGCTGATGAAGAAAAGATAAACTATGCCCTATATCTTATAGACCAAGGGATGAGCCGGACAGATGCTGCCGAAAAGGCCGGTATTTCACGTATGACTCTATATCGTAAGCTACAAAGGGGCGAAAAACATTGAAAAGGAATTGGGAATTAGATGAGTTAATTGATCACTTTATACTTATGCCTGATGAACAAGAGCAGATTCAACTAAAAAGAGGAAATACGAAACTTGGGTTTGCTGTCATGTTTAAGTTTTTTCAATACGAAGCTAGGTTCCCTCATACCAAGAGTGAGATACCAAAGACAGTTATAGAGTACATTGCTAAACAGCTAAAGATAAGTCCCGATGTTTTTTCTGAATATGATTGGACCGGACGTACCATTACTTATCATCGTTCGGAAATCCGTACCTATTTTGGATTTCGCGAAACTACTCTGCAAGATGTAGATTTATTAACAGAATGGCTTTGTAAGCACGTGTTATTTCATAGTCATGAATTTAACTATGTTGAGGATAAGTTGTACCTACAATATAGAGAATTAAAGATTGTGCCTCCCACCCCGGATCGTGTAGAGCGTCTTATTCGCTCTGCTACCTACTCCTATGAAGATCAATTTTTCACTTCTATTTATCAAAGACTTTCTAACCAGACATGTGAAGGGTTGGATAGATTAATTTACCTTTTAGAAAAAGTTGAAGACACCTCAGAAGCAAAAGAATCATTATCATTTCATGAATTAAAGTCCGATCCTGGACGCATTGGTTTAGAAACAGTCTTCAAAGAACTTCAGAAACTTCAAACCATAAAAAAACTGCAATTACCCTATGATTTGTTTAACGATATTTCACCAAAAATTTTAAAGAAATACAGAAAGCGTACAGCAACAGAGGATATTCGTGAATTGCGCAGGCATCCACCTCAGATTCGCTACACACTTTTATCTTCATTCTTTTGGCTTCGAAGAGCAGAAATTACAGATGGTCTAATTGAACTACTTATACAAATTATTCATCGTATTAATGTTAGAGCCGAACGTAAAGTGGATAAAGAATTAATACATAATTTAAGGAAGGTAAATGGGAAAAACAATCTATTGTTCCAAATGGCTGAACAAGCGTTAGATAATCCCGATGGAATTATTCGGGATGTTCTTTATCCTGTTATCAGCGAAGAAACACTTAAAGATTTAGTAAAAGAATTTAAACATACAGGACCTGCCTACAAACAGAAGGTATATACGATTATTCGTTCATCGTACAGTTCTCATTACCGCAGGATGGTTCCCCGTATTTTGGATATGTTAGAGTTTTGTTCAAATAATGAGACTCATCATCCAATAATCGAAGCGTTAGAACTTATAAAAAAATATATAAATTCAAATGCTCACTTTTTTCCAAAGTCTGACCAGGTTCCATTAGATGGTGTAATCCGTCCCAGCTGGAGATACCTAGTCGTGGAACAGGAGACTTCAGGCGAAGAGAGAATCAATCGTATTAATTATGAGATTAGCACCTTGCAAGTCTTACGAGATAGGCTGCGATGCAAAGAAATATGGGTACCTGGTTCGGAACGATATCGTAATCCAGATGAAGA encodes:
- a CDS encoding recombinase family protein, which gives rise to MEFGYIRVSTIDQNLDRQKRQLEEFGCERIFFEKVTGMKRDRPELNRMLEFLRPEDTVVVSDLTRLSRSTKDLIEITELIAQKGAHLKSLKESWLDTTTAHGKMLFTIFAGIAQFERDLTSERTKEGILAAKKRGKYPGRPKADEEKINYALYLIDQGMSRTDAAEKAGISRMTLYRKLQRGEKH